From Diospyros lotus cultivar Yz01 chromosome 4, ASM1463336v1, whole genome shotgun sequence, a single genomic window includes:
- the LOC127799410 gene encoding protein argonaute 10-like, with amino-acid sequence MPMRLMKEGSEQHLVIKPRLQSPMNQAQKPLKTAQNGKGPPTQVTQYNKPHNQTSPPSKNRGRRRGRGGRKSDQGDVFMRPSSRPCTGVQMPAPAGAVEEGIPNRVGEVERGFPSSSKCLSFAPRPGYGQLGAKCVVKANHFFAELPEKDLNQYEVTITPEVASRTVNRAIMAELVKLYKESDLGKRLPAYDGRKSLYTAGELPFAWKEFKVKLVDEEDGINGPKREREYKVVIKFVARANLHHLGQFLAGKRADGPQEALKILDIVLREISTKRYCPVGRSFFSPDIWKPQRLGDGLESWCGFYQSIRPTQMGLSLNIDMASAAFIEALPVIEFVAQLLGKDVISRPLSDSDRVKIKKALRGVKVEVTHRGNVRRKYRVSGLTSQPTRELVFPVDDNSTMKSVVEYFQEMYGFTIQHTHLPCLQVGNQKKANYLPMEACKIVEGQRYTKRLNEKQITALLKVTCQRPRDRENDILQTVQHNAYDQDPYAKEFGIKISEKLASMEARVLPAPWLKYHETGKEKDCLPQVGQWNMMNKKMINGMTVSRWACINFSRSVQESVARGFCNELAQMCQVSGMEFNPEPVIPIHTARPDQVEKALKHVYHACMSKLKGKELELLLAILPDNNGCLYGDLKRICETGLGLISQCCLTKHVFKISKQYLANVALKINVKMGGRNTVLLDAISCRIPLVSDIPTIIFGADVTHPENGEDSSPSIAAVVASQDWPEVTKYAGLVCAQAHRQELIQDLYKTWHDPVRGTVSGGMIRDLLVSFRKATGQKPLRIIFYRDGVSEGQFYQVLLYELDAIRKACASLEPNYQPPVTFIVVQKRHHTRLFANNHRDRSSTDKSGNILPGTVVDSKICHPTEFDFYLCSHAGIQGTSRPAHYHVLWDENNFTADGIQSLTNNLCYTYARCTRSVSVVPPAYYAHLAAFRARFYMEPELQENGGCGAGQVGKSMRAKGESGVRPLPALKENVKRVMFYC; translated from the exons TGAATCAAGCTCAGAAGCCCCTCAAAACTGCTCAGAATGGCAAAGGCCCACCAACGCAAGTAACCCAATACAATAAACCCCATAACCAGACCTCACCTCCATCAAAAAACAGAGGAAGGAGGAGGGGAAGAGGCGGCCGGAAGTCCGATCAAGGCGACGTTTTTATGCGGCCCAGCTCGAGGCCCTGCACCGGAGTGCAAATGCCAGCACCGGCCGGAGCTGTTGAAGAAGGTATTCCAAATAGGGTTGGTGAAGTGGAGAGGGGTTTTCCCTCTTCAAGCAAGTGTTTGAGTTTTGCCCCAAGGCCTGGTTATGGGCAACTTGGGGCAAAATGTGTTGTGAAGGCCAACCATTTCTTTGCGGAGTTACCAGAAAAGGACTTGAATCAGTATGAA GTTACTATAACCCCAGAAGTAGCATCAAGAACTGTGAACAGAGCCATCATGGCCGAGCTCGTGAAACTGTACAAAGAATCTGACTTGGGGAAGAGATTGCCAGCTTATGATGGCAGAAAGAGTCTATACACTGCCGGTGAGCTGCCTTTTGCATGGAAGGAATTCAAAGTTAAACTTGTGGATGAAGAGGACGGAATCAATGGTCCCAA AAGAGAAAGGGAGTACAAAGTGGTGATTAAGTTTGTTGCGCGAGCAAACTTACATCATCTGGGCCAATTTCTTGCTGGTAAGCGAGCCGATGGTCCCCAGGAAGCTCTTAAGATTCTCGACATTGTGCTGAGAGAGATTTCAACAAAGAG gTACTGCCCTGTGGGGAGATCCTTCTTTTCACCAGATATTTGGAAACCACAACGGCTTGGTGATGGTTTAGAATCATGGTGTGGATTCTACCAGAGTATAAGGCCAACACAGATGGGCTTGTCCCTTAATATTG ATATGGCTTCGGCTGCCTTTATTGAGGCTCTACCCGTGATAGAGTTTGTTGCACAGCTTCTGGGAAAAGATGTGATATCAAGGCCCTTGTCAGACTCTGACCGTGTGAAG ATCAAGAAGGCTCTTAGAGGAGTGAAAGTTGAGGTAACGCATAGGGGTAATGTACGAAGAAAGTATCGAGTTTCAGGATTAACATCACAACCAACAAGAGAACTTGT GTTTCCTGTTGATGACAACTCAACCATGAAGTCAGTTGTTGAATACTTTCAAGAAATGTATGGCTTCACAATCCAGCACACACATCTTCCTTGCCTTCAAGTAGGCAACCAGAAGAAGGCAAACTATTTACCTATGGAG GCATGCAAGATTGTTGAGGGGCAGCGATATACTAAAAGGTTGAATGAGAAGCAAATTACTGCTCTTCTAAAAGTTACATGCCAAAGACCCAGGGATcgagaaaatgatattttgcaG ACAGTACAACACAATGCCTATGATCAAGATCCATATGCAAAGGAGTTTGGAATTAAAATCAGTGAAAAATTAGCTTCTATGGAGGCACGAGTACTTCCTGCTCCTTGG CTTAAGTATCATGAAACTGGGAAGGAAAAGGATTGTTTGCCTCAAGTTGGTCAGTGGAATATGATGAACAag AAAATGATCAATGGGATGACTGTTAGCCGGTGGGCATGCATCAACTTTTCACGTAGTGTGCAAGAGAGTGTTGCTCGTGGGTTTTGTAATGAGCTGGCTCAAATGTGTCAAGTGTCTGGCATG GAATTTAATCCAGAACCTGTGATTCCAATCCACACAGCCAGGCCTGACCAAGTGGAGAAGGCTTTAAAGCACGTTTATCATGCGTGCATGAGCAAACTCAAAGGAAAAGAGTTAGAACTTCTTTTAGCTATTTTGCCCGACAACAATGGATGCCTATATG GTGATCTAAAACGAATTTGTGAAACTGGTCTGGGTTTAATATCACAATGCTGTCTGACAAAACACGTCTTCAAGATTAGCAAACAATACCTGGCTAATGTGGCATTGAAGATCAATGTTAAG ATGGGTGGTAGAAACACTGTTCTTTTGGATGCTATCAGTTGCAGAATACCATTGGTTAGTGACATACCAACCATAATATTTGGAGCCGATGTAACCCATCCAGAGAATGGAGAGGACTCTAGCCCCTCTATAGCTGCT GTGGTAGCTTCTCAGGATTGGCCTGAAGTCACCAAGTATGCAGGATTAGTTTGTGCTCAAGCTCATAGACAGGAACTCATCCAAGATTTGTATAAGACTTGGCATGATCCTGTCCGTGGCACAGTTAGTGGTGGCATGATCCG GGATCTTTTGGTTTCCTTCCGCAAGGCAACAGGGCAAAAACCACTGAGGATTATATTTTACAG GGATGGTGTGAGCGAAGGGCAATTTTATCAAGTCTTGCTTTACGAGTTGGATGCAATTAGGAAG GCATGTGCTTCTTTAGAACCAAACTATCAGCCACCGGTAACTTTCATTGTGGTGCAAAAACGGCATCACACCAGATTATTTGCTAATAATCACAGGGATCGCAGCAGCACTGACAAGAGTGGGAACATCCTGCCTG GCACCGTGGTTGATTCAAAAATCTGTCATCCAACagaatttgatttttatctCTGCAGCCATGCTGGGATTCAG GGGACAAGTCGGCCTGCCCATTATCACGTCCTATGGGATGAGAACAATTTTACGGCAGATGGAATTCAATCTCTAACGAACAATCTTTGCTACACGTATGCCAGGTGCACGCGCTCTGTTTCAGTTG TTCCTCCAGCATACTATGCACATTTGGCCGCTTTTCGAGCCAGATTCTATATGGAACCCGAGTTGCAGGAGAATGGTGGCTGCGGCGCTGGACAAGTTGGCAAGAGCATGCGAGCCAAGGGGGAGTCAGGCGTGCGGCCGTTGCCCGCCCTGAAGGAGAATGTAAAGAGGGTAATGTTTTACTGTTAG